From Erwinia pyri, a single genomic window includes:
- a CDS encoding LacI family DNA-binding transcriptional regulator: MSDKPSPSSRVSLEDVALRSGVSTATVSRVLNGSTTVRQSRREAVERACEELGYVINRAARTLASRRSMTIGAVVPTLATETFSRPLATFQQKIHHSGYTLLLANSDFDPDTELKEVNKLVEYGIDALMLVGNSHHPKLWERITQQGIPCIQTFSVDRRYPSVGYDNEQAAAEMTAHLLALGHTNFGVIVGTPPSNDRVSDRITGTKQALAAAGLTLDESQLINSAFTMNDARQAMFKLLDRPNPPTAVICGNDLLAFGAMRGASERYLRIPNDISITGFNDYEYSEHLEHPLTTMRVELDAIGLCAAEFLLAELNGEETARQTVLKPELIVRGSSGSAPRTSRG; encoded by the coding sequence ATGTCCGATAAGCCCTCTCCCTCTTCACGAGTTTCTCTGGAAGATGTTGCCCTGCGATCGGGCGTATCGACAGCAACGGTTTCCAGAGTACTGAATGGCAGCACTACGGTGCGGCAGTCGAGGCGTGAGGCCGTTGAACGAGCCTGCGAGGAGCTGGGCTATGTGATTAACCGAGCAGCCCGCACCCTGGCATCGCGACGCAGCATGACCATTGGCGCCGTGGTGCCCACGCTTGCCACCGAGACCTTTTCCCGCCCGCTGGCTACCTTTCAGCAGAAGATCCACCACTCCGGCTATACGCTGCTGCTGGCAAATTCAGATTTCGACCCTGATACCGAGCTGAAAGAGGTGAACAAACTGGTGGAGTACGGCATTGATGCCCTGATGCTGGTGGGGAATTCACACCATCCCAAACTATGGGAGCGGATCACCCAGCAGGGGATCCCCTGTATCCAGACCTTTTCCGTGGATCGGCGCTATCCCAGCGTGGGGTACGATAATGAACAGGCTGCCGCAGAAATGACGGCGCATCTGCTGGCGCTGGGCCACACGAATTTTGGCGTCATCGTGGGCACGCCGCCATCAAACGACCGCGTGTCAGACCGCATTACCGGGACAAAGCAGGCGCTGGCCGCCGCCGGCCTGACTCTGGATGAGAGCCAGCTGATTAACAGCGCCTTTACCATGAACGATGCGCGGCAGGCGATGTTCAAACTGCTGGACAGGCCGAACCCGCCGACTGCGGTGATTTGCGGTAATGATTTACTGGCGTTTGGCGCGATGCGGGGGGCGAGTGAACGCTATCTGCGCATACCCAACGATATCTCCATTACCGGCTTTAACGATTACGAGTATTCGGAGCACCTTGAGCATCCGCTGACCACCATGCGGGTTGAACTGGATGCAATTGGCCTCTGCGCCGCAGAATTCCTGCTTGCAGAACTGAATGGTGAAGAGACTGCCCGCCAGACGGTATTAAAACCGGAATTAATTGTGCGGGGCAGCTCGGGATCGGCTCCCCGTACGTCGCGTGGTTAA
- a CDS encoding aspartate/glutamate racemase family protein translates to MTARIVLLHATPVAMAPIHAAFNEVWPEAELINLLDDGLSLDRSREPDLSPAMIGRFVRFGQYAYDMQADGILVTCSAFGPAIDELAEKLPVPVLKPNEAMFHEAVAQGKNIGMLATFGPAVETMTEEFNEYIAQHNSPATLTTILVADAIDLLKKGDAESHNRLVAARARELAHCDVIMLAHFSTSRALDAVREQVSIPVLTAPHAAVKRIKASVLAGNQE, encoded by the coding sequence ATGACTGCACGAATCGTCCTACTGCATGCCACACCGGTGGCGATGGCGCCCATCCATGCTGCTTTTAATGAAGTCTGGCCCGAGGCTGAACTGATTAATCTGCTTGATGACGGACTCTCCCTCGATCGCTCAAGGGAGCCGGATCTCAGCCCGGCAATGATTGGACGGTTTGTCCGCTTCGGCCAGTACGCTTATGACATGCAGGCGGACGGCATCCTGGTGACATGCTCCGCTTTTGGTCCCGCTATTGACGAGTTGGCCGAAAAGCTGCCGGTGCCGGTGCTGAAGCCAAATGAAGCGATGTTTCATGAGGCGGTAGCGCAGGGCAAGAATATCGGCATGCTTGCTACCTTTGGTCCGGCAGTAGAAACCATGACCGAAGAGTTCAACGAATACATTGCTCAGCATAACTCTCCGGCTACGCTGACCACCATCCTGGTGGCGGACGCGATCGATCTGCTGAAAAAAGGCGATGCGGAAAGCCATAACCGGCTGGTTGCCGCAAGGGCCAGAGAGCTTGCCCATTGCGACGTCATTATGCTGGCGCATTTCTCAACCTCACGCGCCCTGGATGCCGTACGTGAACAGGTCTCCATCCCGGTGCTGACCGCGCCTCATGCGGCGGTAAAGCGCATCAAAGCCAGCGTGCTGGCCGGAAATCAGGAGTAA
- a CDS encoding MFS transporter, which yields MRRYPRVRWLMIAFCFLAIAINYIDRINLAIAAPHIKADLGLDDTSMGLILGAFFWTYALMQIPAGRLIDRLGARAGLAIAVGWWSLFTVFTAFGKGFTSIFASRLMLGLGESGGYPGCAKVVYSWFAKKERGTASGIFDAGPRAGSALALPLVAWLISTWDWETSFVVTGALGLIWVVVWLAFYREPEEMKGLDEQERQNLLEDRSVHVVDKTEKVRIAPLFRYRTVWGMMIGFFCMNFATYFFVTWFPTYLTMAHGFSLKELGTLGAIPALMGIPGSLLGGMASDWMYRKGYSLTTARKTCLIAGMLLSSVIAFAAFTDSIAVILTLFSLTYAGLAFTAANIWTLPADVAPSSGYVGTLGGIQNFAGNLAGIVTASFTGLMLTLSHGSFVVPLLVAGGICLFGAFNFLFIMGKVEPLDIKNEQAANEVATADR from the coding sequence ATGCGTAGATACCCGAGGGTTCGCTGGCTGATGATTGCGTTCTGCTTCCTCGCCATCGCCATCAACTATATTGACCGTATCAATCTGGCGATCGCTGCGCCACATATTAAGGCGGATTTGGGGCTGGATGACACCAGTATGGGTCTGATTCTGGGCGCATTCTTCTGGACCTATGCGCTGATGCAGATCCCGGCCGGCCGCCTGATTGACCGGTTAGGCGCCCGTGCAGGTCTCGCTATTGCCGTGGGCTGGTGGTCGCTTTTCACCGTCTTCACCGCTTTCGGCAAAGGATTCACGTCGATTTTCGCTTCACGCCTGATGCTGGGGCTGGGCGAATCGGGCGGCTATCCTGGCTGTGCCAAAGTGGTTTACTCCTGGTTTGCCAAAAAAGAGCGTGGCACCGCCAGCGGGATCTTTGATGCAGGCCCACGTGCCGGTAGCGCGCTGGCTCTGCCGCTGGTTGCCTGGCTGATCAGTACCTGGGACTGGGAAACCTCTTTTGTGGTAACCGGCGCGCTGGGTCTGATTTGGGTTGTCGTCTGGCTGGCATTTTATCGCGAACCTGAAGAGATGAAAGGGCTGGACGAGCAGGAACGGCAGAATCTGCTGGAAGATCGCAGCGTTCACGTGGTGGATAAAACAGAGAAGGTCCGTATTGCTCCCCTGTTCCGCTACAGAACCGTCTGGGGCATGATGATCGGCTTCTTCTGCATGAACTTCGCCACCTACTTCTTTGTTACCTGGTTCCCAACCTACCTGACCATGGCACATGGCTTCTCGCTGAAAGAGCTGGGCACGCTGGGAGCCATTCCGGCGCTGATGGGGATCCCGGGCAGTCTGCTCGGCGGCATGGCTTCCGACTGGATGTACCGCAAAGGCTACTCGCTGACCACCGCCAGAAAAACCTGTCTGATTGCCGGCATGCTGCTCTCCTCCGTGATTGCCTTCGCCGCCTTTACCGACAGCATTGCAGTGATCCTCACCCTCTTCTCTCTGACCTATGCAGGCCTGGCCTTTACCGCTGCCAATATCTGGACCTTACCTGCAGACGTTGCGCCAAGCTCGGGTTACGTCGGCACGCTGGGCGGTATTCAGAACTTTGCCGGTAACCTGGCGGGGATTGTTACTGCCTCCTTTACCGGGCTGATGCTGACCCTGAGCCACGGCTCTTTTGTGGTGCCCCTGCTGGTTGCCGGTGGGATCTGTCTGTTTGGCGCGTTCAACTTCCTGTTCATCATGGGCAAGGTTGAGCCGCTTGATATCAAAAACGAGCAGGCGGCGAATGAAGTAGCCACCGCCGATCGTTAA
- a CDS encoding lactonase family protein, whose amino-acid sequence MKKSICAGMVASVMLFAAGAQAQSLVYVSNAESGTVTGYQLDKEKMTLIPVGDFPAGSKAMSSVVSPDKKKLYVSVRSKPYHVVVYDIQPDGKLVKASESPLPESMAYLSMDKQGHFLLSASYGGDLFSINRINSRGEVEAKPVQVVHTGKRAHAIQVSPDNRSLYVTLLGADQLLQYHFNAATGQVTPNDPPFINIQSEAATGPRHFVIAPNLDKQGKRSLYILTEMAGNINRLTLNKDGTATPAEVVSSVSPKEDMQRGEARPLTGDDDLPPSHKPRIWQADLRLTPDGRYLYSTERTSSTLSSFAVDPNDGHLTYLTSIKTEQQPRGFAIDNSGRFLIESGQKSTQLSLYTINGATGALTLVGRYPTGKGANWVSMVEK is encoded by the coding sequence ATGAAAAAGAGTATTTGTGCAGGCATGGTGGCGTCAGTGATGCTGTTTGCCGCGGGTGCCCAGGCGCAGAGCCTGGTCTACGTTTCCAATGCCGAGAGCGGCACCGTTACCGGCTATCAACTCGATAAAGAGAAAATGACGCTGATCCCTGTAGGGGACTTCCCGGCAGGGAGCAAGGCGATGTCTTCTGTCGTCTCACCTGACAAGAAAAAACTCTATGTCTCGGTACGCAGTAAGCCATACCACGTGGTGGTCTATGACATTCAGCCAGATGGCAAGCTGGTAAAAGCCAGCGAGTCCCCTTTGCCGGAGAGCATGGCCTATCTGTCGATGGATAAGCAGGGTCACTTTCTGCTGAGTGCCTCCTACGGCGGCGATCTGTTCAGCATTAACCGCATCAACAGCCGTGGCGAAGTCGAGGCAAAACCGGTGCAGGTGGTGCATACCGGTAAACGGGCGCACGCCATTCAGGTCAGCCCGGATAACCGCTCGCTCTACGTGACGCTGCTGGGTGCCGATCAGCTGCTTCAGTACCATTTCAATGCCGCCACCGGGCAGGTTACGCCAAACGATCCCCCTTTTATCAATATTCAGAGCGAAGCGGCAACCGGCCCCCGCCACTTTGTTATCGCGCCAAATCTGGATAAACAGGGCAAGCGCTCCCTCTATATCCTTACCGAGATGGCGGGCAATATTAACCGCCTGACGCTGAACAAAGATGGCACTGCCACCCCGGCCGAAGTGGTGAGTTCAGTCTCGCCAAAAGAGGATATGCAGCGCGGCGAAGCGCGTCCGCTAACCGGCGATGACGATCTTCCTCCTTCGCACAAACCCCGCATCTGGCAGGCTGACCTGCGTCTTACGCCTGATGGCCGTTATCTCTATTCAACGGAGCGCACCAGCAGCACGCTCTCCTCTTTCGCCGTTGACCCCAATGATGGGCATTTAACTTATCTCACCAGTATCAAGACCGAACAGCAGCCGCGTGGTTTCGCCATTGATAACAGCGGCCGTTTCCTGATCGAGTCCGGACAGAAATCCACTCAGCTCTCCCTCTATACCATTAACGGCGCCACCGGCGCGCTGACGCTGGTAGGACGCTACCCGACAGGCAAAGGCGCCAACTGGGTCTCGATGGTTGAGAAGTAA
- the otnK gene encoding 3-oxo-tetronate kinase has protein sequence MLIGVIADDFTGASDIAVTLSKGLQGEGGLRTTQYLGIPSRPATPEVEAGVIALKSRSIPAEEAVAQSLAACRWLLEQGCEQIIFKYCSTFDSTDEGNIGPVADALAEMLEANSVVVCPAFPAMGRTVYQGHLFVHDRLLNESGMEHHPLTPMKDADLRRVLARQSKNRVAHIGWNTVVQGSQTLREAFQQQGEEARTLLIVDAVSEHDLTAIGRACQGAALVTGGSGIALALPHNFIATGRAKGQAASVPEITGPEAILVGSCSGATRQQIAEHQKHYPVMMVEVKDVLSGKTGADELVAFIQANEGRLPLVYSSGDPESVKQTQQQYGREKVAEALDTLFGSTAQKLVAAGVRRLVVGGGETSGAVVSALNLGALIIGEEIDVGVPALVSQGESPIALALKSGNFGGKDFFARAVNTLSG, from the coding sequence ATGTTAATTGGAGTGATAGCGGACGATTTTACCGGGGCCAGCGATATCGCTGTAACGCTCTCGAAAGGACTGCAGGGAGAAGGTGGCCTGCGCACTACGCAATACCTCGGCATTCCTTCCCGGCCCGCCACGCCTGAGGTTGAAGCGGGCGTGATCGCCCTTAAAAGCCGCTCCATTCCGGCAGAAGAAGCGGTGGCTCAGTCGCTTGCCGCCTGCCGCTGGTTACTGGAGCAGGGCTGCGAGCAGATTATCTTTAAGTACTGTTCAACCTTTGATTCAACGGATGAAGGCAACATCGGCCCGGTCGCTGATGCGCTGGCTGAAATGCTGGAAGCCAACAGCGTGGTGGTCTGCCCGGCTTTCCCGGCGATGGGGCGGACGGTTTATCAGGGGCATCTGTTTGTTCATGACCGGTTACTGAATGAATCGGGCATGGAGCATCATCCGCTGACGCCGATGAAAGATGCCGATTTGCGTCGGGTTTTAGCCCGCCAGAGCAAAAACCGCGTGGCGCATATCGGCTGGAACACCGTGGTACAGGGCAGCCAGACGCTGCGGGAAGCTTTTCAGCAGCAGGGTGAAGAAGCACGCACGCTGCTCATTGTTGATGCGGTCAGCGAGCACGATCTCACGGCGATTGGTCGTGCCTGCCAGGGCGCTGCACTGGTTACCGGCGGGTCGGGCATTGCGTTAGCCTTGCCGCACAACTTTATCGCCACCGGACGGGCGAAAGGCCAGGCCGCCAGCGTCCCGGAGATCACCGGTCCCGAGGCGATTCTGGTAGGAAGCTGTTCAGGCGCTACTCGCCAGCAAATAGCAGAGCACCAGAAGCATTATCCGGTGATGATGGTCGAGGTGAAAGATGTGCTCAGCGGCAAAACCGGCGCTGACGAACTGGTGGCCTTTATCCAGGCTAACGAGGGCAGATTGCCGCTGGTCTACTCCTCGGGCGATCCGGAATCGGTAAAACAGACTCAGCAGCAATATGGGCGTGAGAAAGTCGCCGAAGCGCTGGATACGCTGTTTGGCAGTACGGCACAAAAACTGGTGGCGGCAGGGGTACGGCGGCTGGTAGTGGGCGGCGGAGAAACCTCCGGCGCGGTAGTCAGCGCCCTGAATCTGGGGGCTTTAATTATTGGTGAAGAGATTGATGTGGGCGTACCTGCCCTGGTTTCGCAGGGGGAAAGCCCCATCGCGCTGGCGCTGAAATCTGGCAACTTCGGCGGCAAAGACTTCTTCGCCCGCGCCGTCAATACCCTTAGCGGCTGA
- a CDS encoding SDR family oxidoreductase has protein sequence METQKQALIIGASRGLGLGLANTLAHRGWKVFATSRHASPVSDSAIHWLTVDINEPTQRQTLKNEIEETLFDLIFINAGIFGPDHQDIEQAKDEELSELFLTNAISPVRCATELLPLLSPADSVLALMSSQLASVTENPSATHPLYSASKSALNMLSRGLSGRLAPNQTLLNVHPGWVQTDMGGENATLTIEQSTKGIADQLELWSGKGGHHYLDYAGKQLSW, from the coding sequence ATGGAAACCCAAAAACAAGCGCTGATTATTGGTGCCTCTCGCGGGCTGGGTCTGGGCCTGGCAAACACCCTGGCGCACCGTGGCTGGAAAGTCTTCGCTACCAGCCGTCACGCCTCGCCCGTTTCTGATTCTGCTATCCACTGGCTGACGGTTGATATCAACGAGCCGACACAACGGCAAACCCTGAAAAATGAGATTGAAGAGACGCTTTTCGATCTGATCTTCATTAACGCCGGCATTTTTGGGCCTGACCATCAGGACATTGAACAGGCAAAGGATGAAGAGTTAAGCGAACTGTTTCTCACCAATGCCATCTCGCCGGTTCGCTGCGCAACAGAGCTGTTGCCTCTGCTTTCCCCTGCCGATAGCGTACTCGCTTTAATGAGTTCACAACTGGCAAGCGTCACGGAAAATCCTTCCGCTACCCACCCGCTCTATTCCGCCAGCAAAAGCGCGCTGAATATGCTGTCGCGCGGGCTGAGCGGGCGTTTAGCGCCAAACCAGACGCTGCTGAATGTTCACCCGGGTTGGGTGCAAACCGATATGGGAGGGGAAAACGCCACGCTGACCATTGAGCAGAGTACCAAAGGCATTGCCGATCAGCTGGAGCTTTGGTCCGGCAAAGGCGGCCACCATTATCTGGACTACGCTGGCAAACAGCTTAGCTGGTAA
- a CDS encoding hydroxypyruvate isomerase family protein: MSGLRFCANLKWLFTELPFVERFAAAAEAGFTAVEYASPYAFSPAILQQQLQANGLKQILINTPTGAPDSALRAGAACHPDFRPAFQAALLQALEYAAALSCPFIHLQAGIAPAGVSHQRALRQFEENIHWSVEKAEKQGVILLLEAINLRDIPGFFLHDYHLAAEIVRRINHPSLRLMLDLYHCQVLHGDISHNISRLLPLADHIQIADAPTRSEPGSGELHWPFIFRQLEQQGYRGWIGCEYRPLHHSSESFNWLRQYQDQQGR; encoded by the coding sequence ATGAGCGGGTTACGCTTTTGCGCCAATCTGAAGTGGCTGTTTACCGAGCTGCCCTTTGTTGAACGCTTTGCAGCAGCGGCTGAGGCGGGCTTCACGGCGGTGGAGTATGCTTCTCCCTATGCGTTTTCACCCGCCATTCTGCAGCAGCAGCTGCAGGCCAACGGCCTGAAGCAGATCCTGATCAATACGCCAACCGGCGCACCGGACTCGGCCTTAAGAGCCGGTGCCGCTTGCCATCCTGACTTCCGGCCCGCTTTTCAGGCCGCTCTGTTACAGGCGCTGGAGTATGCCGCCGCATTAAGCTGTCCGTTCATCCATTTGCAGGCAGGGATAGCGCCTGCGGGCGTTTCGCACCAGCGTGCGCTGCGTCAGTTTGAAGAGAATATCCACTGGTCGGTTGAAAAGGCGGAGAAACAGGGCGTTATCCTGCTGCTGGAAGCGATTAATTTACGGGATATCCCCGGCTTCTTTCTGCACGATTATCATCTGGCCGCAGAGATTGTGCGTCGAATCAACCATCCCTCACTGCGCCTGATGCTGGATCTCTACCATTGTCAGGTTTTGCATGGCGATATCAGCCATAACATCAGCCGACTATTACCGCTTGCTGACCATATTCAGATTGCCGACGCCCCCACGCGCAGCGAGCCAGGCAGCGGAGAGCTGCACTGGCCGTTTATCTTCCGGCAACTGGAGCAGCAGGGCTACAGGGGATGGATTGGCTGCGAATATCGCCCTTTACACCACAGCAGTGAGAGTTTTAATTGGCTCAGGCAATACCAAGATCAACAGGGCCGCTAA
- a CDS encoding molybdate ABC transporter substrate-binding protein: MSQQHPIRVFSALAIRAPFIELEAEWSRQHPEKTLAIEWNPTTVIEKKIASGEQADAVILTVPVMDRLIAEGLIDPASRVELVDSQVGLAMLPDAEAPDISSVEALTSALLNARSVAITLGGASGIYFLTLLEKLGIKEQIMARATTIPEGFTASQLTAGEADIAVQQISELLMVEGIKVIGPLPEAVQKVTSFSGGIFRQAENPEGAALLLQSLRSEKARAAFKAFGLQWRV; this comes from the coding sequence ATGAGTCAACAACACCCGATTCGCGTGTTCAGCGCTTTAGCCATTCGCGCCCCGTTCATTGAGCTGGAGGCGGAATGGAGCCGCCAGCACCCGGAGAAAACGCTGGCGATAGAGTGGAATCCCACCACGGTGATTGAAAAGAAAATCGCCAGCGGCGAACAGGCCGACGCCGTGATCCTTACCGTGCCGGTTATGGACAGGCTGATTGCCGAAGGGCTGATCGATCCCGCCAGCCGCGTTGAGCTGGTGGATTCTCAGGTGGGGCTGGCGATGCTGCCCGACGCTGAAGCGCCGGATATCAGCAGCGTGGAAGCCTTAACCTCGGCACTGCTGAATGCCCGCTCGGTAGCGATTACCCTGGGCGGGGCCAGCGGTATCTACTTCCTGACGCTGCTGGAAAAACTGGGCATCAAAGAGCAGATTATGGCGCGTGCCACCACTATCCCGGAAGGCTTTACGGCCAGCCAGTTGACTGCAGGAGAGGCGGATATTGCCGTGCAGCAAATCAGCGAACTGCTGATGGTGGAAGGGATAAAAGTGATCGGCCCGCTGCCGGAAGCGGTGCAAAAAGTGACCTCGTTTTCCGGCGGGATTTTCAGGCAGGCAGAAAACCCTGAAGGTGCGGCGTTATTGCTGCAGTCACTGCGATCGGAGAAAGCCCGCGCCGCCTTTAAAGCGTTCGGGCTGCAGTGGCGCGTTTAA
- the idnD gene encoding L-idonate 5-dehydrogenase, with amino-acid sequence MKQKEVTAIVVSAALEVSNQPRTLEYSEDRVLVEVERGGICGSDIHYYQHGRAGMSVLKEPMILGHEFVGKIAEAPADSTLKVGQRVAINPSSPCNHCEFCLAGKQNHCRAMKFMGSAQFFPHVQGGFASFVAVSPEQCVPYAEEADARVIAFAEPLAVAIHAVHQAGDLVGKKVLVTGSGPIGCLVIASAFAAGASEIVATDMSERCRALALEMGASKAVDPADQETTGKWQENGGYFDLCFEASGAPAAIASTVGFTRPKGRIVQLGMGAASLDFPLGLLLVKEIELAGSFRFINEFAIAVRWLESGRINPLPLLSAVFPQQEIVSALQMACDKNQAAKVQLTFN; translated from the coding sequence ATGAAGCAGAAAGAGGTCACTGCCATCGTGGTCAGCGCAGCGCTGGAAGTCAGCAATCAGCCACGGACGCTGGAATACTCTGAGGATCGGGTGCTGGTAGAAGTGGAGCGCGGCGGGATCTGTGGGTCGGACATCCACTATTACCAGCACGGCCGCGCAGGCATGTCCGTTCTGAAAGAGCCGATGATCCTCGGCCACGAGTTCGTCGGCAAGATCGCGGAAGCGCCAGCGGACAGCACGCTGAAAGTTGGCCAGCGTGTCGCCATTAACCCCTCCAGCCCCTGTAATCACTGTGAATTTTGTCTGGCCGGTAAACAGAATCACTGCCGCGCTATGAAGTTCATGGGGAGCGCGCAGTTCTTCCCGCATGTTCAGGGCGGCTTTGCCAGCTTTGTCGCTGTCAGCCCTGAGCAGTGTGTGCCCTATGCTGAAGAAGCCGATGCCAGAGTCATCGCCTTTGCCGAACCTTTGGCCGTGGCTATTCATGCGGTGCATCAGGCGGGGGATCTGGTCGGCAAGAAAGTGCTGGTTACCGGTTCCGGCCCTATCGGGTGCCTGGTGATCGCTTCCGCCTTTGCCGCTGGCGCCTCGGAGATAGTCGCCACCGACATGAGCGAACGCTGCCGCGCGCTGGCGCTTGAGATGGGCGCCTCAAAAGCTGTGGACCCTGCAGACCAGGAGACCACCGGCAAATGGCAGGAAAACGGCGGCTATTTTGATCTCTGTTTTGAAGCCTCTGGCGCGCCTGCTGCCATCGCCTCCACCGTGGGATTCACCCGTCCGAAAGGCCGGATTGTGCAGCTCGGGATGGGTGCGGCCTCCCTCGATTTTCCGCTCGGTCTGCTGCTGGTTAAGGAGATTGAGCTGGCGGGATCCTTCCGTTTTATCAACGAGTTCGCCATTGCGGTACGCTGGCTGGAAAGCGGGCGCATCAATCCGCTGCCCCTGCTCTCTGCCGTTTTCCCGCAGCAGGAGATAGTCAGCGCACTGCAAATGGCCTGTGACAAAAATCAGGCGGCCAAAGTCCAGTTAACTTTTAACTGA
- a CDS encoding alpha-hydroxy acid oxidase, giving the protein MTSPANSSLSQAVASSPGQTVTSPAVKTLPRQFRDLLALDDFERHARRRLPNMIYQYVAGGVETGRGIAGNFEAYRRYTFIPRMFRDVSGRDQRTTLFGHTWQHPFGVAPLGGASFVAYQADVAMARAAREMNVPMILSASSLVKLEDVHAANPDAWFQAYLAGDQPRIDRLVDRVAAAGYQTLVVTGDTPMLGNREHNTRSGFSMPIKITPKVAFESAMSPRWLLGTVAQTFLRHGAPHFENTDAERGPPMMSSKVRNTQARDKLNWKHVEAIRKKWKGNLVIKGLMSPQDAFIARDLGADAVILSNHGGRQLDHTIPPLYSLPEIAEKKGSMKVIIDSGIRRGTDVMKAMALGADFVFLGRPFLYGAVIGGQAGVEHAMHILRDEIDRDLALIGVRTPSELDSSYLKPMF; this is encoded by the coding sequence ATGACATCCCCTGCCAACTCTTCTTTATCTCAGGCCGTGGCTTCCAGCCCGGGACAGACCGTGACCAGCCCGGCGGTTAAAACATTACCGAGGCAGTTCCGTGACCTGCTGGCGCTGGACGATTTTGAACGTCACGCGCGCCGCAGACTACCCAACATGATCTATCAGTACGTAGCCGGAGGGGTGGAAACCGGCCGCGGCATCGCCGGTAATTTCGAGGCCTACCGGCGATATACCTTTATCCCGCGTATGTTCCGCGATGTCTCGGGACGCGACCAGCGCACCACCCTGTTTGGCCATACCTGGCAGCACCCTTTTGGCGTGGCTCCCCTCGGCGGCGCTTCGTTTGTGGCTTATCAGGCGGATGTGGCAATGGCGCGGGCCGCGCGGGAAATGAATGTCCCGATGATCCTCAGCGCCTCGTCGCTGGTGAAGCTGGAGGATGTGCATGCGGCGAACCCGGATGCCTGGTTCCAGGCTTATCTGGCTGGCGATCAGCCGCGTATTGACCGTCTGGTCGACCGTGTAGCCGCGGCGGGTTATCAGACGCTGGTAGTGACGGGCGATACGCCAATGCTGGGTAACCGCGAACACAACACGCGTAGCGGCTTCAGCATGCCGATCAAAATCACGCCAAAGGTCGCTTTTGAGAGCGCCATGAGTCCCCGCTGGCTGCTGGGCACCGTGGCGCAAACTTTCCTGCGGCATGGGGCGCCCCATTTTGAAAATACTGATGCGGAGCGCGGCCCGCCAATGATGTCCAGCAAAGTCCGTAACACCCAGGCGCGTGACAAGCTGAACTGGAAACATGTGGAGGCGATCCGTAAAAAGTGGAAAGGTAATCTGGTCATCAAAGGTCTGATGTCCCCGCAGGATGCCTTTATCGCCCGCGATTTGGGCGCAGATGCAGTGATCCTTTCCAACCACGGCGGCCGTCAGCTGGATCACACTATTCCACCGCTTTACTCCCTGCCGGAAATTGCGGAGAAAAAAGGGTCAATGAAAGTGATCATCGACAGCGGCATCCGTCGCGGTACGGATGTGATGAAAGCGATGGCGCTGGGCGCAGATTTTGTCTTCCTCGGCCGCCCTTTCCTTTACGGTGCGGTGATTGGCGGACAGGCAGGCGTTGAGCATGCCATGCATATTTTGCGCGATGAGATAGATCGCGATCTGGCGCTGATTGGCGTAAGAACCCCCTCTGAGCTGGACAGCTCTTATCTTAAGCCCATGTTCTGA
- a CDS encoding aldolase: MKNENQLREEICWAGASLFNRGYTVGTAGNISARLEDGWLITPTDACLGRLDPASIAKVSSSGEWISGDKPSKTLQLHRQVYDRNPEVNGVVHTHSTHLVGLTLAGVWQPESILPPITPYQVMKVGRIPLITYRRPGAAEVAEQVAELACKVRGVMLERLGPVIWGPSVSTACAALEELEETAKLWQQAATKPQPLSLDAVQELCEVFSTRW; the protein is encoded by the coding sequence ATGAAAAACGAAAACCAGCTGCGTGAAGAGATCTGCTGGGCAGGCGCCAGCCTGTTCAACCGGGGATATACCGTGGGAACGGCGGGCAATATCAGCGCCAGGCTGGAAGATGGCTGGCTGATTACGCCAACGGATGCCTGTCTGGGTCGTTTAGACCCGGCCAGCATTGCCAAAGTCTCTTCCAGCGGCGAATGGATTTCCGGTGATAAACCGTCGAAAACGCTGCAGCTTCATCGTCAGGTCTATGACCGTAACCCGGAGGTAAACGGCGTGGTTCACACCCACTCCACCCATCTGGTCGGGCTGACACTGGCGGGCGTATGGCAGCCAGAAAGCATTCTGCCGCCCATTACGCCTTACCAGGTGATGAAAGTGGGCCGCATTCCGCTGATTACCTATCGCCGTCCGGGCGCGGCAGAAGTGGCTGAGCAGGTTGCTGAATTAGCCTGCAAGGTGCGGGGAGTGATGCTTGAGCGTCTTGGCCCGGTTATCTGGGGGCCTTCCGTGTCCACCGCCTGCGCAGCCTTAGAAGAGCTGGAAGAGACCGCCAAATTATGGCAGCAGGCCGCGACCAAACCGCAACCGCTAAGCCTGGATGCGGTACAGGAACTTTGCGAGGTTTTCTCTACCCGCTGGTAA